aggtgttaatatgtgacaaagaagagaaaagacattacaataaatttcgtctataaaaaaatctttcaaCTGCCGAATGAGGGTATATGCttctaatattatttttttacattagttttttttctattaacttaacattcttgacatttgaattaaacacataatatctacatatatcttcaactttaaacttataagtttttatgagttacatgtattaatatttatttttaataatgtcataagtctcgtgtccagtgttggacacgggtctaaaatctagtaacaaAAACTATTTAACTATATTTATGTAGAGTACATACATAATAATCAAGTCTCTTATGCAATCCATGATTAATAATTGAGAACTTTAAATTGTTACAAACATTACCTAGTACATATAGTctgaatatttatatttatgtttacatATATCAACAATAATGCTAATAGTTAGCTTCCAAATTCTTTTCACTACTATTGGGTATAAGCCTTTACCTTTTTATTCTATCATAAACCATAACTTTAGACAATCTATATGCAAACCATGGAACCCAATAACTTTATTAACAGTGTACCACATATAATTTTACCGATCGAAAAAATAAATAGTGtaataatcaaacaaattaaatatacgTATTGAAAGGATTAATTTACCGATAAAACTTCAAACcatgtaaaagaaaataaatttggGATGTTTACAATCGAAGGCatcaacaaaatatattatgtCCATCGCGTTTGATatagaaaaaatttaataattatgtattaacaatttttttttaatgagacTTTGTACAATGAACATGTTGTATCTCAAATCCATAATTTACAAACATACAATTCAAGTGACTGACAAAACATGTcgattatatttattaattgtaCATATGATATGGTTTCGAAAATAATGATTTGCATACTTGTCGAAAATTTAGAATAAAGTAATCAGCCAAGCATTTAATGGAGAAAAACTATACCCGACCGATGAAATTTAGAAAGTGTCTAAAGAAACCTCAATACTCTAAATACACACCTATATAATCATTAACTAACTAATTAtgtcattaaatatttttttttctttcttaatcattaaatatttcattaaataaactccattaattatcctttttctctttctaaccattattacataaaatgattttttaaaaatttatttcattaacacaatatatatatatatatatatatatataggggtgagttattttgagaactccaaaaaaaaaaaaactcaagaaccattttggaccacacattcttttcttctttctctctcttcaattaaataataaaattcacccaaatcattcaaaatgttctaactcacaaaccgtaaatcgttagacaaaacaaaaaacatgggtagtcttaaaattttgtcctctttcattagagatccaattcgatatacttttaacgactttttaattttcgttttctttttggtagttacacataactcACACATatgtaggttgaacttacacatgtgtagtttgaacaaaaattatgattcgaaacgggcttcgcccttaaggatattcataaaccaaatctagtgggggtgataggtcatagagggtgataggtcatagggtgataggtcatagggggtgaccattGAGGGGTGagctacctaacgggctccgtcCTTAGCTGCTATTCCTctgccatggactgacgggctccgtccttagctaccatggctctgccatggattgacgggctccacccttgaccttcattgttgtttatatatgttaatttactaatttacatgtgaaaacaatgatcttacacatgtgtaggatgaacctacacatgtgtaggatgaacgcgatggaaaaaaaaatgaaaattaaaaagtcgtcaaaattatattgaattggatctctaatgaaagaagacgaaattttaagactatccatgctttttgtttcgtctaacgatttacggtttgtgagataaagcattttaaatgaattgggtgaattttcttatttaatggaaaaaagagtaaatataataaaatgagtGGTTCagaattgttctcgcgttcttttttatttgtgagttctcaaataacccttcatatatatatatatatatatatatatatatatatatatatatcttttaataaactttttatttaatagtttatatatatttttttatctttatatataattgtgttagtgatattattaataaattttatttttccataaaggtccaaaaataacataagtcataaagaaatatttaaaaaacaataccAAATACAATAGCAttaaaatatctaatatatatattaaaactctTTCATGCAGACAAAGTTGATCATATAAATCTAAACATTGTATAGacgaaataaaaaattaaaacttacaaACTAACGCATCTTAGTATATGAGAGTACTTATAGTAggtccttttttttattaacacaattaattttttcaaaacttttaatcacctatacatacatatgtatataaatttcaCACCGACAGACTCTTAAATTGGAAGCTTTGGTCTTAGCTTTGTATTCAATCTAGTAATTTTTCACATgacttaaaataataataataataataataacaataataataattataatttcttgtaaatgctacactttctaatgaaagtgatttttataaaaataataataataataataataacaacatagaatttatataattggattattattttattaatatataaagatatgtaactaattttaatttgatgtattaaatgCAATGTTTGAGCATATTAATATGATGtaatttaatgttaatgtttgatataaaatttgtttaaatagcacattaaaaatataaatgaacaaaaaatttGACTAAAAATTAATGCTATAGGGTTTACTTAGTAAATGGGGGTTTCAATAGCATGTCCCGAAATTTAACATGATGCTTaatgaaggaaaaaaataagtataccGCAAAAGAAGTTCTCGGCCGAAAATTTTTCTATCTTTTCTTTTAGGGTTTAGACCGTGCTCAAAAAGTagagtattttcaaaaaaaaaaaattaaaattaaaattgttcttttttttcatcaattaatttgtacttcaaattataattatccAAATCAAATCACTTGTTTAGCTACCGTGAGTAGtaaattcaaacaattcattcaaagatccatatatatataacacaaataatagaagcatgaacaaaacatatattttcaatGAGAGTCACCAAAATCAAACTATTTGTCGAGAAAAACAAGGCTGTAATCAAGTTCAAATACCGTTGCAAATTCGGGACCATCacaattcaaaagaaaaaaacttatttcatcattatattattactatcagttctcatggttaactttgtttgataaaattatataattttaattttcaagcAAAGATGTGTACGTGAAGGATCAGGCCGGTTGCTATAGATCTCAAAATAAAACTTTgtttaactaataatataaactagaaaattttggacccCGCGTTTCGGCGTCTCAATTCCTTTATTAAaacggttcgttattttagtatatatgccgtgaattttcgacagcttaattagaaataattttgtatttaatatgtttgtttaaaagtatgcaatAAACCAAAACGTAATCCGTAATAGAAacctgaacgggatgtgatatgacaaaaatatcaatatattaattcagatatcaaGTGGATGcaatatagcaaaatgcaagtagtggtacggggtatatcacaataaggttgaatggcaaataaaaagtgtgaaaaaaacaaaagaagtaacctgtaataaaaaatccaaaaaggaaaaacaaaactaaaaaagaaaaagacgtgacaaaatccgaacaggatgcaatgtgaaaaaatccaaactataagaaacgtgcgatgtgtcactttataactGGTGccacgtgtcaagttttaataagcatggttactattgataaccatgccaaaaaaaaccgaaagaaaaaactccaaacgGGATCCGTAATGTgagaatctaaatagtgatgcggtatatgatgaaccaataaaagagatcatataagcaaaaaaaaaggtatcaaaaaatcaagaaaaaccgaaagataaataaccttaaagaaaatagaaataacaaaggaaaaataaaatgttgagtaaaagtttcaaatatattatttgagaacacaaaagccaaaaaactatgatgaacaccaagaaaaaaccccaaacgggatccaaaatgacaaaatttaaatagtgatgtggggtatacgatgaaccaatagaaagaaaacacaaaagcaaaaaaactatgtaataaaccaacaaaaaccgaaagaaaaataaccttaaagggatccgatatggcaaaatccgaaaaaacgcggggtataggtagaccaatagaaagaaaacacaaaagcaaaaaactatgtaggaaaccaagaaaaaccgaacaaaaaataaccttaacggaatccgatatggcaaaatctgggTAAAAACGCGGTtacaggtggaccaatagaacagcGCCACGTGGCACGTGACACTGTTTTTCGTTGGCCTCCCCAACGTGGGGTATAGGtagaccaatagaaagaaaacacaaaagcaaaaaactatgtaggaaaccaagaaaaaacgaacaaaaaataaccttaacgaattccgatatggcaaaatctggaTAAAAACACGGTTACAGATGGACCAATAGAACAGCGCCACGTGACACCTGAGACTGTTCATTAGCTTCCCCTTTAATGAGATTACAATATATACCGTACCTTTTGAGTTTGACCGAGAAGTCATAAACAAGAACCATATTCAGTTGGTACGTGTCTTGCTCTATAACCCAGGAAAGCAAATATATTGTCTTCGTTGACTGCAAAATACCAAACCATATAGATTTTGAATTGGTTTATAAGTCTAAAATTTAGTCGGCGGAAtctattgatttttttattaggGTTTAAGAGACTTCGTGCTGATAATGTATTGTAAACTAAGAATAATATAGAGAATAATAGAAGAGATGGAGAGAAGGGATTAGAGTTATCTTATTCATAACACATGGaggaatatatatacatgtattagCTTGGAGTAGGCTCCAAGTCTTAGTAAAATAGGAAACAAATCATCcactaataatatttataacacTTTCTTCTTTATTAACTATAACGCCCCAAACTCTTTTAAacatcatttaataaaatattgcacaagttggAAGAATTTTGGTACTTAGAAAGATAATGCAAATTTTCGTCAAAAATCGAAatgttataaatcaagaaatgaCAAATGGAATATTCTTATAATGGTATAATAAGACTAATTTACAAGTTTCATGACTCGGGAAGTTCAAACGAAGGCTCGGTAAAAATGATGTCGAGGACAACAGATGGAGGATGGTATGGCGGATGATCTGCATTCTCCTGCGGATGCTCTGGAGGATGATAAACAGCATCCGCAGTTTCCTACAGTTCTACCACAATTGACAACCTTTCTTGACAACATTTTTATGACCAAAAAGACATATCTCATACTTAAACACACAAGGAAGTTATAATTACACAATCCAACATTTCAACAATGACCATTTCTCAAAAACACAATTCTTCACCATGACGGGTCGTCTTACCCAAGTTGACACTTTTCATGTCAACCACCATTCATACTTTACAATTCCAAAAGACACACTTATGACCATTTTTGCAGAAATGTACCAAACAAAGTTTACCAAAAGAGACATTGCATCAAGAGCCATGGGGATGAGGGATTTCTAAGTCTCgaccaaaagatcgtcattcttccacgaatgacctaattaccttaAATCTTGCAAAAACTTCGCTTCAAACACTTCAAGCTCTAGatcacactagttccttcttccggaactacctataagagagtaaacatctaaaaatataagcaaagactTAGttaatatacttgcatacatttacgaatacgaaggagggcatgtACAAGGAatattacatgtaacctatggcatcgtcatgacacatttacatgctcaccttgcactCTAACAACACattatggatccatataagctaaacaatcacaACAATCATGTcaatcgggattcttaggccccggaggttcttaggcctcaaatcACATCAACTATCTGGATTCTCAGGCCTcgaaggttcttaggcctcataaacaatgcctcACATGGGCTTAACAccgaaccaattaccatgcttggaacattcacatctcatggtagttggcccaacgtatacataaaggtatgcgtatgcaaatatactcacctctcTGCAACAAGGACAATAAAGCTATAACAATAAtgctcaacaagctcaacctataatcatatcataaaaatgcattaagcttacattcacaacttgactagctcaacctagtcttactcaatcactagcctttctaaacccaaaacccaactcatttgtcattgagttactttcatctttaacaacaacattaggtagttcatcctatcattttcatccacatttcaataactagcaaTAATTCATAATTAAACACATCAtttaactcaatgacaaataggTTAACTAAGGAGTTGGGGgaaattaaccataaatcattttctagTAAAaccccccaatttggttcatccatgaaccctaattttacaAGAAAAGATAAAGTTAAATTGGGGAAATTCCTTACCTCAACAATGAAGACAATTACTTAGGATTTCAAATTCACAATTCCTTCCTCTTTCTCTcccaattttcggccaccaccacaaaacccacaaaccttaacttttgaattcttgaaagaaaataaattgatggtgatgattgttAGGGTGATTTCTAGTCTTGCAATTGAAGGTATTTTGACTTTGATTTTGAAGGAAATGGAGTGGATTGCATGAAAAagtgaggaagaagaagaatagtGGAAATATGAATTAGATGAGTGTGTGGCTGGCACATcctatgggtgccacgacccatttCCAATTTTtagggtattttacccgctattcgttaaagttccaactaaattaaccctatatccaaaaataaaatactgggaaattaatttaatgccaaaactataaaaaggggttaatttcttttatcttaaaatcttggggtgttacattaactaacttaaacatataaaaaatggTTAATCCTCCTAATTCATCATCttaaaaaaccttttaaaaatatgaccataagTTCATAACACATATttgataaatccttctaataatcctcttaatgCTTTAACTTCATGTCAAATGTAATCCACTAATTATCTCTCATAATCTCATTCATTGATTGTAACATCTGTCATGATCATATTTTTAAGAAGTTTTTTAAGAGGATGAATTGGGAATATTGATCATTTTTCACATGTTTAATgtattatttacaacatacatgtTTTAACCCTTAAATTAACTACATTACTCTTTTAcattaactatttatatattaataaccacaccattaACGCCACCACCACCTATCGCCTTCACCGTCGCATCATGCGGATATTTgtctaaaatttttataaagatgTTTGACAATGTAGTTATAACtaaaatttagattttaaaatactaataaaataagatgaaaaagtatttatatatatatatatatagaactaatatcttataaaacattttgcccccttttttttttaagaaaagatgatttgaactacccaaaatactcatattctttattcactaacttaaacatctctacctaatatagttataataaccttaaatctcaaccactcatatttttttctctcctcaaatctcaaccacccatttttctctctcctccataaatcattttatttctctaattcattcaaaatcttttatctcaaaaaccatatatcgataaattataaaaattatatgggtgttcttaaatattcatactctttcattagagatgtcattcgatatactttcgacgaatttttaaatccgaggacggagcccgtacggctaagacatttgactatcatactctatgacttgacctatcacccctatcATTTCACCGCTACAATGCGCGGACATTATTTCTCGTATAGAACTAACTAGCTAGGGTAATCCATTTTACTTAAATATATTActtcaatatattattattgttagattttttaaattattccaagtaatttattttaaaaaatttgtctTTAAAAGATGTGAATTACTCGCAGGTAATAGTATCTTATAGTAGTAAAACTGgcatgaatttttttattttttaaaaaatatggatCTATcatatacatcatattattCCGCAATTACAGAGTAATACCAACAGTTACAAGAGAAATAACTTACATTAAAGATTTTTCCACTTTTTCCAACTAATACTATTGTTTTTAAGCCTACTTTTATACCATTAAAAAACCTTTACTCTGCACCTCGTAAAACACTTGATAAACACAAATCATCGATCCTTCAAAtaccttttcatttcttttcttccaCAATACCCAACAAGTGACAAATAtaatgttcttgaatatattccTTGGTCTCTTTCCCAAGCCAACCTtctcatataacataataaGTTCCTTAATCGAAGAGGCAGTAATAGATCCCACCCTACACCATGCACTTATCTTCCCCCAAATACTTGATGCGAAAGGACTGTAACATAAAACATGCTTTACCGTTTCTTCCCAGCAATCGCATATCCCACAAAGAGTAGAACCGAAGTAACAAGTTCGTACCTGTAGGGCTTTATATGTTGAAATACGATCAAGGGCAGCCCACcatatgaaaatattacattttttggtAACCCCCTTCGCCCATTTAAAAATGCATCTTCCGCTATAATCTGTGGTACTTCCTATGAACTTCTTTGCACTTTTAACCGAGAATATCTCTTTAGTATCACCAAGTCATGCCCATCCATCATCAGCACTAGTTAATTGAAGCCCGTCCATCACTGAGCAAAACCTGACCCGTTCATCTGCTACGTCGCTAGTAATGGGGTTCGAGTACCACTCAGGACTTCCAACGAACCTCCTGTAATCCGGACAGAACCTTGAGCTTACAGAGCACCTTTTATCTTGTTCGAGTTTAAACAACAAAGGAAACGAATCTTTAAGGCAGCTTTCAGTAATCCATGAATCCAACCAGGAGCGAATATGTTCTCCATTGCCACATACACCTTTGAACAAGCTAACAGTGCCTTTTCCAGCCGCTTTAAAACTGTCAACAGTCTTAATAATTGCTTTCCAAACCCCCGACATCGACTTGTTCACCAGAACAGAGTGCCACCCTCTATTAGAAGTATGTAACGAATCAATAATTTGCCTCCAAAGAGCATCCGGTTCTGTTCTATATCTCCATATCCACTTAGACAACAGCGCGACATTAGAATCTTTTAATTTTCCGATTCCCAGACCCCGTCCTTAATTGATAAAGCAACCCTGTCCCAAGTTACCCAGTTAATCTTTCTTTTCTACTTCGACCCACCCCAAAGAAACCTCCTCATAATTGAATCCAAACCTTCAATGACCAATTCAGGGACTTAAACATTGAAAAGTAATACCTAGGCAAGCTCTCGAGTACAGCTTTCATAAGAGTTACACTACCCCCAATCGACCTACAATTCGCCTTCCACTGCACTAGACGAGTTTCAAATATATCAAAGATAAAGTTTCAGCTTGAAATTCGATTCATGTTTCCACCAATTCGCCTTCCACTGTcatgatattttaattttatctatttGGTTATTCTGTATAATCTGTATGGTATGCATTATAAAATCATCTGTAATTACAATGTTTCCTATTGTATTTGCAGCTTCCATAGAGTAAAGTTCATAGGCTTATTATAGCTATATTACTCACATACCCCCAAAGGCCAAAATCATCTTTACAAATACTTTGCTATTATGAGTTTTGTTCTTATAAAAGTATCCAATGATTCAATGAACAGGAACTCAGTtctcaacattttattttattgtcacATAATCGAAGGATATGTTTGGACTATATTAGAAGCATTCTAGAGGTAGTAACAGGCGGGTCGATTGTGCTGGCTAACTGGTTAAAACGGGCTTAtcatttttcatctggacacaATTCTTCTTCAGATTAGACTATGCATTCACCTAGTAAGTTACAAGTAGAAAGTAAACCATCAGACTGGTGACTTAATCATATTAATCACGAAAGTTGGTCAGATTTACCAACCCAATGTCCCAATGCTTTCTGAACCTGAAGTTTTTCTTATGTGCAGATATACAGGACATACTAGGGAAAATTTCGGACCATTTCAAAGTACTGTACTTAATGTTGCACAAAAATGCAAGAATCAAGCTATGACCCATGTTTTATGTTGAAGATCACAAAAGGCTAGAAAGCAATAGTTGACCAGGTGAGATTAACCCTTTTGGCTAAAGTGAGTTACAGAGCAAGAACCAGCCTGTTGTCTTTGAATCAAATACAGTACTTTCTATCTTAACTTTGGGTTTTCATAGGCTTTTACAAATCAGAATTAAATCCTATTATGTTGCTGTTTACGTAACTTTAAATGAGTCAAAAAGTAGGAAGCCTGTTGTCTTTCTTTCATCAACACAATATGTTTATTTCGTTtcaacttttctttttgtatcAAGAATATATCTGACATCTTGTGTTCAACCGGGCCCTTAAAATGAACAAAGACATGGGTTAAACAAAGCTATCTTGTTATCAGACTTAAAAAGCTTCCCGAAACAAGACATACAAAGAAAAGACGCATAGAATGAAGGATGCTGCATAACAGACTCCATTCAGTCACAAATCTAGGATTAAAATTAACTTGAGTCAGACTTAAGTAGCATCGATCACTATCATTATCATAGACTATATAGCCTTACTTCGATTTCTAGAAACACCAAGAAGAAATGTTAATAACTAGAAGATAATCTCAGCTATTGGGGAGGCTCGATGGAGCTTCAACAACCTGCTAGTAAGCTTATGCTTCTCGTTGCCATCTACGGACGAGTGGTGCAGAATAACAAGACTATTTAGCATGGGGGAACAAGCGAGGATATACTTAATCAAACATACTTCATTTTCCAAACCTCTTATTGATTCTAGTTTCACATTCCGAAGCTGCAGCTGCCCCATTTTGCTGCAGTCTACCATTGGGGGAAATAAGGCAGGTGGTGGGACATCATTCTTGTATGTGGCCTACATGATAAAATAGAATTCATGTACACATGTATCGGATTTTACAGAGGAGCGGTATCATGCATACCTATTAACTTACTACGATATGAAGTGTCTGCAAATTTGGGCAACCAAAAAGCATCCCAAAAGCACATGATAACATGGTAACGCTACTAAAATCCACATCGAATAATGCAAGAATTTTGAGGTAGGGACAGGTGACGGAGACCGGGAGTTTGAGCAACATCTTCTGCCAAGAACTACAAAAGGTACATAGAAAGCCACTTTTTAAGTCGTTAAAGTACTGAATAATCCTATCCTAGATACAGTATTGTGTAAAGTGAAGATTAACAACCCAACTTAGCCTTACCTCACActcttgaaaaaataaaagaagcgCCTGAAGTTTTGGAAGAAGAGACATTTGCTGGATGATACTGGAAAGTCTCACCACGGTCATATTGTCAAGCAAACACAATGACAAACACAAAATCTTGAGATTTTCGAGTTTTGCAATTTCAACTAATTTCACTTCCCCTCTAAGTTCGATATCCAAAATTTCCAGAGTCTCAAGTAAGGGACATTGAGCAATTAATTCCCCACATTGGTGGTCTTGAAAGCTTACACGAAACAATTTTAAGCTCAAAAGCTTTCGAAAATCACAAGAATAAGGTGAAACAGACAAAACACAATTACGAAGCTTCAAATGTTTCAACTCCAGACAAGGGAAAAGATGGGTAGGCAACTTAACTGGTGTTGTACGGCGATTAATTAAAGTGAGTTCCTTTAATCCTCCTAATCTAGAAAGGGACATAACCCAATGATGAATATCCTCATCATCAAATTCGATAACTTCTAATTCTAGGACAAACTTTGTAATGGCACCTTCAAGATGACGGAGAAGTctagttatattatttttatcaaagtGAACTTTCCTTTCGGCTAACATACTAAAGAACTTCATATCAAAGATGAGTCGGGTGATAAGAGTCCACTTAAATCTCCAACTTGTAGACAAAATACTAGTCCCCACCGCGTCTTTTATCGACAAACGATCCATAATATTAGCGATCACATTATC
The sequence above is drawn from the Erigeron canadensis isolate Cc75 chromosome 4, C_canadensis_v1, whole genome shotgun sequence genome and encodes:
- the LOC122594890 gene encoding F-box/FBD/LRR-repeat protein At1g13570-like; this translates as MEVVDHEKLCKAIKVSPEVGEDDDVISNMPDNVIANIMDRLSIKDAVGTSILSTSWRFKWTLITRLIFDMKFFSMLAERKVHFDKNNITRLLRHLEGAITKFVLELEVIEFDDEDIHHWVMSLSRLGGLKELTLINRRTTPVKLPTHLFPCLELKHLKLRNCVLSVSPYSCDFRKLLSLKLFRVSFQDHQCGELIAQCPLLETLEILDIELRGEVKLVEIAKLENLKILCLSLCLLDNMTVVRLSSIIQQMSLLPKLQALLLFFQECEFLAEDVAQTPGLRHLSLPQNSCIIRCGF